CACCATCGCCCAAAGTCAAAGCCATCGTTGTTTGAGGGCCATAGACTACATAACCAGCTGCAACCTGATGGCGACCCGATAACAAGAAATCAGCAGTTTGTAATGGCGCCTGTGGATCTTGTTTTTTGAGAATGGAGAAGATCGTACCAATAGATACATTCACATCAATATTAGATGAACCATCCAATGGATCAAACAATAAAAGATAGTCTCCAGTACCTTGCACGGGCACGGGCAATTCCATTTCTTCAGAAGCCAGACCAGCAAGCGACTTACAACCCTTCACGCCATCGATTAATAAATCATTGGCAATGATGTCTAACTTTTGCTGAACCTCACCCTGTACGTTACCCGTACCGGCAGAGCCCAATAAACCAATCAAGGCGCCCTGCGCCACTTCGTGACTTAAGGTGGAGCAGGTGCTAACAACAGCAGTCAGCAAGTCTTGCAGTCCAGCAGGAATTGCAGCACCACTCGGTTTAGCGGTTGCTAGATATTGCTTGAAATTAATGTGGGTACTAGAAGACAAAACGATTTCTCCAAGACGCTAGTGAGGTGGGATAGGGGTCTATTTTGCCTTGTAATTACAGTCTCATCGAAAAATAGGTATCTATAAACCCAAAAATGCTACTTACCGACTATTAAAGGTATTTACGATCATTTATGATGTTTTAATTGATGTTATTATGCATCAATATTGATGAGGAGTAAGTAATGAGAACCACCGTAACTATTGATGATGATCTATATCAAAGCGGTCTAGAGCTTGCTGATCCTGGCATGGATAAGGCAGACCTTTTCCGTGAAGCGATGAATGTTTTTATTCGAGTGCAAATTGCTAAAAGGCTAGCTGCCTTAGGCGGGAAAGCGCCGCAAATGAAAAGTATTCCTCGACGCAAATCCAATGGCGCTCAATAAATATGACAATGATTTTGGCGGATACCTCGGTATGGGTAGCTCACTTCAGAAAATCTAATCCATTATTTATATCTTTACTAACAAATGATCGAATACTCTGTCATCCGCTAGTTTTGATTGAGCTAGCATGCGGATCCCCGCCTTCACCACGCTTAAGAACGATTAGCGATGTCAAACGATTGCAGCAAGCAACCGTAGCCACTACTGAAGAAACATTACAGTTCATTGAAGCGCATAAACTTTATGAGTCAGGATGCGGAGCGATTGATGTATCGCTACTTGCCTCTACCCTTCTATCTGAAAATGCACTCATTTGGACTTTTGATAAACATCTTGAATCGCTTGCTAGTCTGCTTGGCATCTCTTATAACCAGCAGCTTCACTAGTAAAGTCTTTCAAAATCAGTTCCCCAAAGCCTTACCAATAACCTCTCGTACATCTGGTGAAAGGGTTGGACAAGCAGCAACCCGCTCCAATGCCGCTTTCATTTGGCTTTGATAAGGCTGCGCAAATAAGCGCCAACGATCTAAGGCTCTTGCCAGACGAGCAGCAACTTGCGGGTTGATTGGGTCTAGAGCGAGCACGCTCTCTGCCCAGAACGCATAACCACTGCCATCAGCCTGATGAAAGCTTGCAGGATTATTGGCACAGAAGGCATGAATTACGCTACGTGCACGGTTTGGATTGTTTAATTTGAAGGCTGGATGTTCACGCAATCGTTTGACATCAGCTAGCGT
Above is a genomic segment from Polynucleobacter wuianus containing:
- a CDS encoding class 1 fructose-bisphosphatase, translating into MSSSTHINFKQYLATAKPSGAAIPAGLQDLLTAVVSTCSTLSHEVAQGALIGLLGSAGTGNVQGEVQQKLDIIANDLLIDGVKGCKSLAGLASEEMELPVPVQGTGDYLLLFDPLDGSSNIDVNVSIGTIFSILKKQDPQAPLQTADFLLSGRHQVAAGYVVYGPQTTMALTLGDGVVMFTLNKVTGEFLLIKDAVTIAHSTKEFAINMSNMRHWADPVRRYVEECLAGVGGTREKDFNMRWIASMVADVHRVLSRGGVFMYPWDQREPHKPGKLRLMYEANPMSFLVEQAGGASTNGKDIIMDLQPTDLHERVSVMLGSKEEIDRLRHYHS
- a CDS encoding antitoxin of toxin-antitoxin stability system, whose translation is MRTTVTIDDDLYQSGLELADPGMDKADLFREAMNVFIRVQIAKRLAALGGKAPQMKSIPRRKSNGAQ
- a CDS encoding type II toxin-antitoxin system VapC family toxin, whose amino-acid sequence is MTMILADTSVWVAHFRKSNPLFISLLTNDRILCHPLVLIELACGSPPSPRLRTISDVKRLQQATVATTEETLQFIEAHKLYESGCGAIDVSLLASTLLSENALIWTFDKHLESLASLLGISYNQQLH